Proteins encoded within one genomic window of Aurantiacibacter spongiae:
- the uvrC gene encoding excinuclease ABC subunit UvrC, with protein sequence MSRSEAGSPHDPRGKERFNEERATYTVKGNTKPDLDAGVTAIRNVVKTLKPKPGVYRMLDARGDVLYVGKARSLKARVANYTQVKALTNRLQRMVSQCRAMEIVTTNSEAEALLLEAQFIKRFRPPYNVLLRDDKSFPFILLREGHDFPRIQKHRGARRARGSYYGPFASAGSVNTTINALQKLFLLRSCTDSFFARRDRPCLLYQIKRCSAPCVGRIDKEGYDALIREAKDFLGGKSGAVQAKIEKQMAKAAEDLDFETAAMLRDRLRAATFIQGSQAINAGGVGDADVFALAAKGGQVGVQGFFVRGGQNWGHRAFFPTHTQDLDEAEILADVLAQFYEEVPPPRTILVDRELPEQELLEEAFGALAERRVSISTPQRGERRRLMQQASRNATEALDRRLAESGTQAKIMRELAEFLELPEVPARIEVYDNSHIQGAKAVGAMVVAGPEGFVKNQYRKFNIKTAQTNDDFGMMREVMHRRFARAMKDDPDRETSGDKSVWPDLVLIDGGKGQMSSVRDTLEELGIEDVPLIAIAKGPHHGREGREVFHFPDGREKTLPTNSPVLFYLQRLRDEVHRFAIGAHRAKRSRAIQASPLDEIPGIGPSRKRALLLHFGTAGKVRAAALDDLQRVPGVSASVAQTIYDFYHSSG encoded by the coding sequence ATGAGCCGCAGCGAAGCCGGATCCCCCCATGACCCGCGAGGAAAGGAGCGCTTCAACGAGGAGCGGGCCACCTACACCGTCAAGGGCAACACCAAGCCCGACCTCGACGCCGGCGTAACCGCGATCCGCAACGTGGTGAAAACGCTGAAGCCCAAGCCGGGCGTCTACCGGATGCTCGATGCGCGGGGCGATGTGCTTTACGTGGGGAAGGCGCGCAGCCTGAAGGCGCGGGTGGCGAATTACACGCAGGTGAAGGCGCTGACAAACCGGTTGCAGCGCATGGTCAGCCAATGCCGCGCGATGGAGATCGTCACCACCAATTCCGAAGCCGAAGCGCTGCTGCTGGAAGCGCAGTTCATCAAGCGCTTCCGCCCGCCCTACAACGTGCTGCTGCGTGACGACAAGAGCTTCCCCTTCATCCTGCTGCGCGAGGGACACGACTTTCCGCGCATCCAGAAGCATCGCGGCGCGCGGCGGGCCAGGGGCAGCTATTACGGCCCCTTCGCCAGCGCGGGCAGCGTGAACACGACGATCAACGCGCTGCAGAAGCTGTTCCTGCTGCGATCCTGCACCGACAGCTTCTTCGCCCGCCGCGACCGGCCGTGCCTGCTCTACCAGATCAAGCGCTGCTCCGCCCCCTGCGTCGGACGCATCGACAAGGAGGGCTACGACGCGCTGATCCGGGAAGCGAAGGATTTCCTCGGGGGGAAGTCCGGCGCGGTGCAGGCGAAGATCGAGAAGCAGATGGCGAAGGCCGCGGAAGACCTCGATTTCGAGACCGCCGCGATGCTGCGCGACCGGTTGCGCGCGGCGACCTTCATCCAGGGCTCGCAGGCGATCAACGCCGGCGGGGTGGGCGATGCCGACGTGTTCGCGCTCGCCGCCAAGGGCGGGCAGGTGGGCGTGCAGGGGTTTTTCGTACGCGGCGGACAGAACTGGGGGCACCGCGCCTTCTTCCCGACGCATACGCAGGATCTGGACGAGGCGGAAATCCTCGCCGACGTACTGGCCCAGTTCTACGAGGAGGTGCCCCCGCCGCGCACCATCCTGGTCGATCGCGAGCTGCCGGAGCAGGAATTGCTCGAGGAGGCTTTCGGCGCGCTTGCCGAACGGCGCGTGTCGATCTCCACGCCCCAGCGCGGGGAGCGGCGCCGGCTGATGCAGCAGGCCAGCCGCAACGCCACGGAAGCGCTCGACCGCCGGCTGGCCGAAAGCGGGACGCAGGCGAAGATCATGCGTGAACTGGCCGAGTTCCTCGAACTTCCCGAGGTACCCGCCCGGATCGAGGTGTACGACAACAGCCACATCCAGGGCGCCAAGGCGGTCGGCGCGATGGTGGTCGCGGGGCCGGAAGGCTTCGTCAAGAACCAGTATCGCAAGTTCAACATCAAGACTGCGCAGACCAACGACGATTTCGGCATGATGCGGGAGGTGATGCACCGCCGCTTCGCCCGCGCGATGAAGGACGATCCCGACCGCGAGACGAGCGGCGACAAGTCGGTCTGGCCCGATCTCGTCCTCATCGACGGGGGCAAGGGGCAGATGTCGTCGGTGCGCGACACGCTGGAAGAGCTGGGGATCGAGGACGTGCCGCTGATCGCCATCGCCAAGGGTCCGCATCACGGACGCGAGGGGCGCGAGGTGTTCCACTTTCCCGACGGGCGGGAGAAGACGCTGCCGACCAATTCGCCGGTGCTGTTCTACCTCCAGCGCCTGCGCGACGAGGTTCATCGCTTCGCCATCGGCGCGCACCGGGCGAAACGCAGCCGCGCCATCCAGGCGAGTCCGCTCGACGAGATACCGGGCATCGGCCCGTCGCGGAAGCGCGCGCTGCTGCTGCATTTCGGCACCGCCGGAAAGGTTCGCGCCGCCGCGCTGGACGATCTGCAACGCGTACCGGGCGTCAGCGCGAGCGTCGCGCAGACGATCTACGACTTCTACCATTCGAGCGGATAG